A single region of the Polyodon spathula isolate WHYD16114869_AA chromosome 5, ASM1765450v1, whole genome shotgun sequence genome encodes:
- the tmem87b gene encoding transmembrane protein 87A isoform X2, with translation MAAVLHWLLPLWTLCSNICPVVEMAPEPGQWTFTVVNTSRPLILRKAMFINTDIFLKIQSFSCPEPVTLTIKWYLKYYPCHNEFNNIDEVYEKTFFSQGESLDPTPLVRGEYIEHTYENVVCHKDLHTFPTLNMSNSLPRSVLPSSASMEEKKEPHAMQDAKNTQSSVGVLNKNSLGKRGVDKETQPFIPDVIAKTWRDGPYLLVISFKTLNSKAYWNLTVRVVTKDSHGYISVTEWPLMIFYMVMCIVYILYGMLWFLWSACYWKDLLRIQFWIAGVIFLGMLEKAVLCAEYQNTNIIGSASEGLLIFGELISALKRTLARLLVVIVSLGYGIVKPRLGTVMHRVVGLGVLYFLFAAVEGILRITGAKYSDLVLLANIPLALLDSGLCWWIFVSLAQTIKTLKLRRNPVKLSLYRHFTNTLIIAIVASIIFMIWTTKKFRFAECQSDWMELWVDDAFWRFLFSVILLVIMFLWRPSANNQRYAFTPLIDDSDDEEVEEFLVSENLADGIKLRSSKTESNGTSKPATGNQDEDLKWVEENIPSSLSDMALPVLLDSDEEIMTTKYEMSKME, from the exons ATGGCTGCTGTGTTGCATTGGCTTTTACCGTTATGGACGCTTTGCTCAAATATTTGTCCCGTAGTTGAAATGGCTCCGGAACCGGGTCAGTGGACATTCACAGTCGTCAAT ACCTCAAGACCACTGATACTGAGAAAAGCCATGTTCATCAACACAGATATATTTCTTAAAA ttcaaTCATTCAGCTGCCCAGAGCCAGTGACATTGACCATCAAGTGGTATCTAAAATACTACCCCTGTCATAATGAATTTAACAACATTGAT gagGTGTATGAAAAAACCTTCTTTAGTCAGGGAGAAAGTCTTGACCCAACCCCTTTAGTTCGAGGAGAGTACATTGAGCACACATATGAAAATGTTGTTTGCCATAAAGACCTTCATACGTTTCCGACATTAAAC ATGAGTAATTCCTTGCCTCGTTCAGTGTTACCTTCTTCAGCAAGTATGGAAGag aAAAAAGAACCTCATGCAATGCAAGATGCTAAGAATACCCAAAGCTCTGTTGGCGTATTG aataaaaattCACTGGGGAAGAGAGGAGTTGACAAGGAAACTCAACCTTTTATTCCG GATGTTATAGCTAAGACTTGGAGAGATGGGCCATATCTATTagtcatttcttttaaaacacttaattcGAAAGCTTATTGGAATTTGACag TGCGTGTTGTTACGAAAGACTCTCATGGATATATCTCTGTGACCGAATGGCCTCTGATGATT TTTTATATGGTAATGTGCATTGTGTACATCCTCTATGGAATGCTTTGGTTTCTGTGGTCAGCATGCTACTGGAAAGACCTGCTCAGAATCCAGTTCTGGATCGCTGGTGTCATATTCCTGGGAATGTTAGAGAAAGCAGTGTTATGCGCAGAATACCAGAATACCAACATCATAGGATCAGCCT ctGAAGGATTGCTGATCTTCGGCGAACTTATTTCCGCACTGAAAAGGACGTTAGCACGACTGCTAGTGGTCATTGTTAGTTTGGGATATGGAATAGTCAA GCCTCGTTTGGGTACAGTAATGCACAGAGTTGTTGGATTGGGAGTCCTCTATTTTCTGTTTGCAGCTGTAGAAGGCATTTTGAGAATAACTGGG GCAAAATACTCTGATCTTGTACTTCTGGCCAACATTCCATTGGCTTTGCTTGACTCTGGCTTATGCTGGTGG ATTTTTGTCAGTCTGGCACAAACAATTAAGACACTAAAATTAAGGAGAAACCCAGTGAAGTTATCACTTTACAGGCACTTTACAAATACTTTAATAATTGCAATAGTcg CTTCCATAATATTTATGATATGGACGACAAAGAAGTTCCGATTTGCAGAGTGCCAGTCA gacTGGATGGAGCTGTGGGTTGATGATGCTTTCTGGAGATTTCTATTCTCTGTTATTCTGCTGGTCATTATGTTTCTATGGAGGCCGTCAGCAAATAATCAGAG GTATGCTTTCACACCTCTAATAGATGACTCGGACGATGAAGAGGTTGAAGAGTTTTTGGTATCAGAAAATTTGG ctGATGGCATAAAGTTAAGATCATCTAAGACAGAATCCAATGGGACCTCGAAACCTGCTACTGGCAATCAA gATGAGGATTTGAAATGGGTTGAAGAAAACATTCCATCATCTCTCTCAGACAT GGCACTTCCAGTACTTTTGGATTCTGATGAG GAAATAATGACAACCAAATATGAGATGTCGAAAATGGAGTGA
- the tmem87b gene encoding transmembrane protein 87A isoform X1: MAAVLHWLLPLWTLCSNICPVVEMAPEPGQWTFTVVNTSRPLILRKAMFINTDIFLKIQSFSCPEPVTLTIKWYLKYYPCHNEFNNIDEVYEKTFFSQGESLDPTPLVRGEYIEHTYENVVCHKDLHTFPTLNMSNSLPRSVLPSSASMEEKKEPHAMQDAKNTQSSVGVLNKNSLGKRGVDKETQPFIPQDVIAKTWRDGPYLLVISFKTLNSKAYWNLTVRVVTKDSHGYISVTEWPLMIFYMVMCIVYILYGMLWFLWSACYWKDLLRIQFWIAGVIFLGMLEKAVLCAEYQNTNIIGSASEGLLIFGELISALKRTLARLLVVIVSLGYGIVKPRLGTVMHRVVGLGVLYFLFAAVEGILRITGAKYSDLVLLANIPLALLDSGLCWWIFVSLAQTIKTLKLRRNPVKLSLYRHFTNTLIIAIVASIIFMIWTTKKFRFAECQSDWMELWVDDAFWRFLFSVILLVIMFLWRPSANNQRYAFTPLIDDSDDEEVEEFLVSENLADGIKLRSSKTESNGTSKPATGNQDEDLKWVEENIPSSLSDMALPVLLDSDEEIMTTKYEMSKME, translated from the exons ATGGCTGCTGTGTTGCATTGGCTTTTACCGTTATGGACGCTTTGCTCAAATATTTGTCCCGTAGTTGAAATGGCTCCGGAACCGGGTCAGTGGACATTCACAGTCGTCAAT ACCTCAAGACCACTGATACTGAGAAAAGCCATGTTCATCAACACAGATATATTTCTTAAAA ttcaaTCATTCAGCTGCCCAGAGCCAGTGACATTGACCATCAAGTGGTATCTAAAATACTACCCCTGTCATAATGAATTTAACAACATTGAT gagGTGTATGAAAAAACCTTCTTTAGTCAGGGAGAAAGTCTTGACCCAACCCCTTTAGTTCGAGGAGAGTACATTGAGCACACATATGAAAATGTTGTTTGCCATAAAGACCTTCATACGTTTCCGACATTAAAC ATGAGTAATTCCTTGCCTCGTTCAGTGTTACCTTCTTCAGCAAGTATGGAAGag aAAAAAGAACCTCATGCAATGCAAGATGCTAAGAATACCCAAAGCTCTGTTGGCGTATTG aataaaaattCACTGGGGAAGAGAGGAGTTGACAAGGAAACTCAACCTTTTATTCCG CAGGATGTTATAGCTAAGACTTGGAGAGATGGGCCATATCTATTagtcatttcttttaaaacacttaattcGAAAGCTTATTGGAATTTGACag TGCGTGTTGTTACGAAAGACTCTCATGGATATATCTCTGTGACCGAATGGCCTCTGATGATT TTTTATATGGTAATGTGCATTGTGTACATCCTCTATGGAATGCTTTGGTTTCTGTGGTCAGCATGCTACTGGAAAGACCTGCTCAGAATCCAGTTCTGGATCGCTGGTGTCATATTCCTGGGAATGTTAGAGAAAGCAGTGTTATGCGCAGAATACCAGAATACCAACATCATAGGATCAGCCT ctGAAGGATTGCTGATCTTCGGCGAACTTATTTCCGCACTGAAAAGGACGTTAGCACGACTGCTAGTGGTCATTGTTAGTTTGGGATATGGAATAGTCAA GCCTCGTTTGGGTACAGTAATGCACAGAGTTGTTGGATTGGGAGTCCTCTATTTTCTGTTTGCAGCTGTAGAAGGCATTTTGAGAATAACTGGG GCAAAATACTCTGATCTTGTACTTCTGGCCAACATTCCATTGGCTTTGCTTGACTCTGGCTTATGCTGGTGG ATTTTTGTCAGTCTGGCACAAACAATTAAGACACTAAAATTAAGGAGAAACCCAGTGAAGTTATCACTTTACAGGCACTTTACAAATACTTTAATAATTGCAATAGTcg CTTCCATAATATTTATGATATGGACGACAAAGAAGTTCCGATTTGCAGAGTGCCAGTCA gacTGGATGGAGCTGTGGGTTGATGATGCTTTCTGGAGATTTCTATTCTCTGTTATTCTGCTGGTCATTATGTTTCTATGGAGGCCGTCAGCAAATAATCAGAG GTATGCTTTCACACCTCTAATAGATGACTCGGACGATGAAGAGGTTGAAGAGTTTTTGGTATCAGAAAATTTGG ctGATGGCATAAAGTTAAGATCATCTAAGACAGAATCCAATGGGACCTCGAAACCTGCTACTGGCAATCAA gATGAGGATTTGAAATGGGTTGAAGAAAACATTCCATCATCTCTCTCAGACAT GGCACTTCCAGTACTTTTGGATTCTGATGAG GAAATAATGACAACCAAATATGAGATGTCGAAAATGGAGTGA